TCTTTGATAAAAGCCTTTGGGTTCACCACAACACCATTAGCGATGATGCATTTTCCTTTGCATTGTAATACCCCAGAAGGCAAAAGATGAAGCACGAATTTTTCGTCGCCCACATACACTGTATGTCCAGCGTTATCGCCACCTTGGAAACGAACAACATACTCGGATTTTGCTGATAGAACGTCGGTAATTTTACCTTTTCCCTCGTCTCCGTATTGGAGTCCAACAACTACGTAAGTTGACATATATTTTTACTTTTTTATTAGATTTCTACAAATTTACTTTTAATTCAGTGCTTTACAAAATTATATTTAAGCTAATTTTTAATTTATTTTTTAATAGTTAGTCGCTTCATTTTTTTTCCCACGAGAAAATCTTACCTTTGAGTATCAACATAAATATTTTATAAAATGCCGGAGTTTCTTCATCCCGATAAAGACAATTATTCGCCTGAAGAGTTGATGAGTGAGGAACAAATTCGTCCCCAGTCGTTTCAAGATTTTGCGGGACAACGCAAGACTTTAGAGAATCTAGAAGTCTTTGTCGCAGCTGCCAAAAATAGAGCTGCTGCGCTGGATCATGTATTATTACACGGACCGCCCGGACTTGGGAAAACAACATTGGCTCATATTATCGCAAACGAATTGGGGGTGGGATGCAAAATAACATCTGGACCAGTTCTTGACAAACCAGGAAGTTTGGCAGGATTGCTCACCAATCTGGAGGAGAACGATGTTCTTTTCATTGACGAAATCCACCGTTTGTCACCCATTGTGGAAGAATATCTGTACTCTGCGATGGAAGATTTTAAAATCGATATTATGCTAGAAACAGGGCCTAATGCGAGAAGTGTACAGATAGGACTTAATCCCTTTACCTTGGTTGGAGCAACCACAAGATCGGGGATGTTGACCAAGCCTTTGTTGGCGCGATTTGGTATTCAGTCACGTTTAGAATATTATAATATCGAATTGCTGTCAAGCATTATTATACGAAGTGCGCGGGTCTTAGGAATTAAAATTTATGAAGATGCGGCTATCGAAATAGCACGACGTAGCCGAGGAACACCAAGAATTGCGAATGCCCTGTTGCGACGTGTTCGTGATTTTGCAGAAGTGAAAGGCAATGGCGAAATAGAAATTAAGATTACAAAATATGCTTTAAATTCTCTAAATGTAGATGAATTTGGACTTGATGAAATGGATAACAAAATGTTGTTGACAATGATTCAGAATTTTAAAGGAAAGCCAGTTGGCATAAGTGCTTTAGCGACATCTATTGGCGAAAATCCCGAAACTTTGGAAGAAGTCTATGAGCCCTATTTAATTCAGGAAGGATTTATTATTCGCACACCGCGCGGTCGGGAAGTAACGGACAAGGCTTATCAGCATCTTAATTTAACAAAGTTAAAAAGTCCAGGCGAATTATTTTAAATTTATATTAAAGACAAAATATATATGAAGTTATACCCTATACAATGTGGAAAGTT
This genomic stretch from Chryseobacterium sp. POL2 harbors:
- the ruvB gene encoding Holliday junction branch migration DNA helicase RuvB encodes the protein MPEFLHPDKDNYSPEELMSEEQIRPQSFQDFAGQRKTLENLEVFVAAAKNRAAALDHVLLHGPPGLGKTTLAHIIANELGVGCKITSGPVLDKPGSLAGLLTNLEENDVLFIDEIHRLSPIVEEYLYSAMEDFKIDIMLETGPNARSVQIGLNPFTLVGATTRSGMLTKPLLARFGIQSRLEYYNIELLSSIIIRSARVLGIKIYEDAAIEIARRSRGTPRIANALLRRVRDFAEVKGNGEIEIKITKYALNSLNVDEFGLDEMDNKMLLTMIQNFKGKPVGISALATSIGENPETLEEVYEPYLIQEGFIIRTPRGREVTDKAYQHLNLTKLKSPGELF